The following are encoded in a window of bacterium genomic DNA:
- a CDS encoding LptE family protein has product MDDRTEDRRQRIDKSEPSVCLNCLNRLNCLLSVVCCLFIGCAAPPKIEEKTIFVFLFYNETKEYGLSEVLNLAITDEIMKDGHLKIEDREKVDLSLSGRIVDYKKTPVAWTEKKEIIEYRLRMDIEFELFFQNNLILKKRLSEAIIYSEDEEKEKLRLCVRVGRRISNELRRFIKGYK; this is encoded by the coding sequence ATGGACGATAGGACAGAGGACAGAAGACAGAGGATAGATAAGTCCGAACCGTCTGTTTGTTTGAACTGCCTGAATCGTCTGAACTGTCTGTTGTCTGTTGTCTGTTGTCTGTTTATTGGCTGTGCCGCCCCTCCAAAAATAGAGGAAAAAACAATTTTTGTCTTTCTTTTTTATAATGAAACAAAGGAATACGGACTTTCTGAGGTGCTTAATTTGGCAATTACGGACGAAATAATGAAGGATGGGCATCTTAAGATAGAAGATAGAGAAAAGGTAGATTTAAGCCTTTCTGGAAGGATTGTAGATTATAAAAAAACACCAGTTGCCTGGACAGAAAAAAAGGAAATAATAGAATATAGATTAAGGATGGATATTGAGTTTGAGCTATTTTTTCAAAATAATTTAATTCTAAAGAAAAGGCTATCTGAGGCAATAATATATTCAGAGGATGAAGAAAAGGAAAAATTGAGGCTTTGTGTAAGGGTAGGAAGGCGTATTTCTAATGAGCTACGAAGATTTATTAAAGGATATAAATAA
- the holA gene encoding DNA polymerase III subunit delta → MSYEDLLKDINKEKIASGYLFVGEEDNLKRDAIFRIKDKRKANLVVLDDEKNLREVLSNDMFGESKVVVLKEPSIKQRELIAKYIKNPSLSITIIISLKKVDSSYSIPVVNFPKLHFNNLKFWIRERFRENGRIIKASAIDLMLETIGEDTSFLMGEIEKITLYCSKKEISDCDIFPILSKGESKNIFFLLDAIGERKMSALSICNDLLSYGDSCNRILFMMEKRLREIFSIKDGIRDEAMKDWQYRKISNQARLFSKEEGCFIFSSLADCDLKLKSYSPGSREFILLSLIYRICSSNQRKAMEVNSFNAGSDKRKNEF, encoded by the coding sequence ATGAGCTACGAAGATTTATTAAAGGATATAAATAAGGAAAAGATTGCCTCTGGATATTTGTTTGTTGGAGAGGAAGATAACCTTAAAAGGGATGCAATTTTTAGGATAAAAGATAAAAGAAAAGCAAACCTTGTTGTCCTTGATGATGAAAAGAATTTAAGGGAGGTTCTTTCAAACGATATGTTTGGAGAAAGCAAGGTTGTTGTCCTAAAAGAGCCCTCTATAAAACAAAGAGAGCTTATAGCAAAATACATCAAAAATCCAAGTCTATCTATTACTATTATCATCTCTCTTAAGAAGGTAGATAGCTCTTATTCCATCCCCGTTGTAAACTTTCCAAAGCTACATTTTAATAATCTTAAATTTTGGATAAGGGAAAGGTTTAGAGAAAATGGAAGAATAATTAAAGCATCTGCCATTGACCTTATGCTTGAAACCATAGGCGAAGATACATCATTTCTTATGGGAGAGATTGAAAAAATAACCCTCTATTGTTCCAAGAAAGAAATTTCTGATTGTGATATTTTTCCCATTCTTTCCAAAGGAGAAAGCAAAAACATATTTTTTCTCCTTGATGCAATAGGAGAAAGAAAAATGTCTGCTTTGTCTATTTGTAATGACCTTCTCTCTTATGGCGATTCTTGTAATCGTATTTTATTTATGATGGAAAAGAGACTAAGGGAGATATTTTCAATAAAGGATGGGATAAGGGATGAGGCAATGAAGGATTGGCAATATAGAAAGATCTCTAATCAAGCAAGGCTATTTTCAAAAGAGGAGGGATGCTTTATATTTTCTAGCCTTGCCGATTGCGACCTTAAACTAAAATCCTATAGTCCAGGTTCAAGAGAGTTTATCCTTTTAAGCTTAATATATAGAATATGTTCATCCAATCAGAGGAAAGCAATGGAGGTGAATAGTTTTAATGCTGGCAGTGATAAAAGGAAAAATGAATTTTAA